The DNA window GGTCCTTCTCGAAGCCGGCCGGGAGCAGGCCGGGGATCACGTCTTCGAGGGCTGCGACGAGGGCTGCGGAGTTCGGGGTGAGGACGACCGCCTCGCGGGGGACGAGGAGGGGCTCGGCCTCGGTCTCGTTTTCCTTGTCCGGCATGGCGGCCGCGGGCAGGATCGCGGTCTGGGCCAGCAACGCCACGATCCGGCGCCGCACCTCGGCATCGACCGGTCCGTCCGCGATCGGCCCGGGCACGAGCCGGAGCAGCCCCGGCGTCTTGGCCGGCCAGTCCCGCACGAGGTCGGCATAGGCGTCGGCGGCCCGGTCCAGCAGGAAGTCGGTCAACGCCCCCGGCGCCAGCCGGCGCCGCGTCGGATCCAGCGGCAGCGTCGCGATCAGCAGCGCCGGCAGGCCCAGCGGCTCGTCGGTCGGCGTCGGGCCGTGGAACACCGGAACCGTCGCCGGCCGGCGCGGCTCGTCGGCGGCATCGCACGGGACCGCCCACGTCAGCGCCCACACCGGCCGGGCACGTTCCTCGACCGGGCGATCGGCCAGCAGCTCCGGCGCGATCCCCCCGCTGGCCGCCACGATCCGCCAGCGCGACTCCTCGGCGCCGTCGGTGATGGCGCACACGCCGTCGGCATCCCGGACCGCGCTCAGCCGCCGCACGTCCCCGTCGATGTCCACGACGATCTCCGCCAGCGCCGGCAACGCCAGCAGCAGCGCGTCGTCCACGCCGGCCAGCAGATTGCGCACCAGCTTGCGCGCCGCCTCATCCCGCAACGGGAGGACGACGGCCGTGTCGAAGCCCTGCTCCGGCTGCCCCTCGGCGGGGAACGGCAGACGCAGCACCGGGACCCGGCCCTCCCGCCGCAGCACCTCGGCCCGCAGCCCGTCGCTGCGCTCGGCGGCCCGCTCCACCTCGCGGCGCGCGTCGCCGGCGGAGAAGCGGACGCTGCCGTCGCGCGAGAGCATGGAGGGCTCGTCGCAGACCGCGAGGACCGCGGCGAAGCCGACCCCGAACCGGCCGACGGGGGAGGCGGCATCGGGGGAGGCGGCGCCGTCGCCGACCTTCGCCGAAGCCCGCAGCGTGGACAGCCCGGTCACCCCGTCGGCGTCCAAAGGCGCCCCGACGTTGGCGGCGGTCAGCGTCCCGCCGTCCAACGTCAGCCGCAACCGCCCCGGCACCCCGGCCCGCAGCGCGGCATCGGCCGCGTTCTGCGCCAATTCCACGACCACCCGGTCCCGGTACCCGCCCAGGACGAGGTCCTCCTCGAGGTTGGCATCCTCGCGGAAGCGCACGGGCGAGGCCACCCAGGCCTCCAGCACCCGGTCACGGATCGCTGCTGTCTCAAACGGATCGCTCACGCGCGGATTCTAGGCCGTGTCTTGCAACCCCGGGGGGCACGACCCTCATCCCGCCTGGCTGCCCGCTTCCGCGACGTAGCCGGTCAGGCACTGGTGGCAGATGATGTCGACCATGCGCACCACCGAGTAGTCCCGCCACCGCGTCACCGGCTCCACCAGCGCACGGTTGCACAACGTGTGCAGATGCGGCGGATCGTCGGCGTCGTCGATGCGCACGATGTGCCAGGACTGATCCTCGGTGCTGTCGGTGTCGAGATCCCGGTCACGGGCAAGCTCGTAGGTGTAGCGGCTCACAGTCGGGACAATGCGCCGGTTTGCGGGCGACGGCACGTCGGGGGCACCGTTCGGGGTATGCGGGAACTGGCCGGCGGGCGGATGACGGCGGGGGTCGTGCGCGTGGGCGGTGGCGCGGGCCCGGGCGCGGGCGACATCGTGCGGAGGCCGACGAGTGCGGCGTCGGGATTCGTGGCGGAGCTGCTGGAGCTTTTCGAGCAGCGAGGCTTCGCCGGCGCGCCGCGGTACCTCGGCCGCGACGATGACGCAGACCTGTTCAGCTACATCCCCGGCGACGTCCCGGCCCGGTTCCAGGTCTGGACCGACCAGCAGATCGCTGCGGCCGGCCGGCTCTTGCGCGCGATGCACGACGCCACCCGCGGCAGTGCCCTGGCCGGACGCGGCCCGGTGGTCTGCCACCATGACGCCGGGCCCAACAACGCCGTGTTCCAGAACGGCCTGCCGGCCGCGTGGATCGACTTCGACACGGCCGCGCCCGGCGACCCCCTCGAAGACGTCGGCTACGCGGCCTGGACGTGGTGCATCGCCTCGAAGCAGGCGGCGCCGATCGCTTGCCAGGCCGGCCAGGTCAGGATCCTGGCCGACGCCTACGGCCTCACCGCCGCCGACCGCGCCGTCCTGATCGACGCCGCGATCGAGCGCCAGGTTCGCAACGTCCGCTTCTGGGCCTCGGTCCAAGCCTCCGGAACCGCGCTCGCCGACTCCGCGACCATCGCCGACCGCATCGCGTGGAGCCGGCGCGAAGCCGCGTTCACGATGGCCCACCGGGCTGCCTTCGACCGGGCGCTCGTCGCGAAAGTATGAAGGCCAGACTTGTAATCCCAGCCTTCTAAACCTAGACTGAACATCGTGAACGAAGCCCAGCCCTCCGCCGAAGCCGAGCCCTCCGCCGCGGCCGCCGGCGAGCCGGACGTCCGCCGCGACACCGCCAACCGCCTCCGCATCGCGATCGGCGCCTTCAAGCGGCGCGTTCAGGACGCGGGCGCGGCCGGGGACCTGAGTAATCCGCAGCTCACGGCCTTGTCGCGGCTGGACCGCCTCGGTCCGATGACCACGACCGGCCTGGCTCGGCGCGAGCAGATCACGCCGCAGGCGATGGGCGCGACGGTCGCCAGTCTGGAGAAGCTCGGCCTGGTCACGCGCAGTGCGCACGCCACCGACGCTCGCCAGTCCATCCTGAGCCTGACGCCGGAGGGCCTGGCCGCCGTCCACTCCGGGCGCAACGCCGTGGCCGACAAGGTCTCCGCCGTCCTGGAGGAGTCGTTCACCGACGCGGAGGTCGCGGTCCTCGCCGCCGCCGCGCCGCTGATCGAACGGCTCGCGGAGCTGCTCTGACGCCGCTCCCGGGCTCCACGCTCCCTTCCGCACCTCTGGAGCCGCCCATGCCCGCCACGCCTGCGATACCCGGCACCACCCATGGCGCCGAAGCCGGCACAGCCCTCGCACCCCAGGACAAGACCCAGCACCAGAACCCCTTCTCCTGGCGCTTCACCACCCCGCTGTTCATCGGCTCGGCCCTGAACCCCGTCAACAGCTCGCTGATCGCCACCGCCCTGCTCCCGATCGCGCACGGCGTCGGCGTCCCCATCGGCCAGACCGCCGCCCTGGTCACCGCGCTCTACCTGGCCAGCGCCATCGCGCAGCCGACCGCCGGCAAGGCCGCCGAGGTCTTCGGCCCCCGCCGGGTCTTCCTCGCCGGCATCCTGCTGGTCGCGCTCGGCGGGCTGGTCGGCGGGTCCGCCGGCGACCTGGCGGTCCTGCTGGTCAGCAGAGTCCTGATAGGGCTGGGCACCTCCTGCGCCTACCCGACCGCCATGCTCCTGATCCGTGGCCGCGCCCGCGAGGCGGGCCTGGCCAAGCCGCCCGGCGGCGTGCTCGGCGGCCTGCAGATCGCCGGCATCGCCACCGCGTCGCTCGGCCTGCCGATCGGCGGCGCCCTGGTCGGCGCGTTCGGCTGGCGCTCGGTGTTCTTCGTCAACGTGCCGGTCGCGCTGGTCGCGCTCGTCGCGACGCTCACCTGGGTCTCGCCCGACGGCCCGCTCCAGCGTCCGCTCCGGTGGCGCGAGGTCGCCGCACGGCTGGACGTCCTCGGCATCGCCGGCTTCGCCGCCGCCATGATCGCGCTGCTGCTGTTCCTGTTCTCGCTCCCCACCACGCACTGGTACCTGCTGGCTCTGTCCATCGCCCTCTGGATCGCGCTCGTGCTCTGGGAACTGCGCGCCTCGGCCCCCTTCCTCGACGTCCGCATGCTCGCCGCGAACACCGCGCTCGCCCGCACCTACCTGCGCTTCGGCCTGGCGATGCTGTGCCTGTACGTGGTCTTGTTCGGCATCACCCAATGGCTCGAAGGCGTGCGCGGCCTCAGTGAGACCCAGGCCGGCCTGCTCCTGCTCCCGATGACCCTGGTCTCCGGCCTGATCGTCTCGCCGGTCTCGCGCCGGAACCTGGTCCGCGGCCCCATCCTCGCCGCTGCGCTCGCCTGCGTGGCCGGTGCGGCGGGGACTCTGGTCCTGAGCGCCTCGGCCTCGATCGGCTGGG is part of the Catenulispora sp. MAP5-51 genome and encodes:
- a CDS encoding MFS transporter, producing the protein MPATPAIPGTTHGAEAGTALAPQDKTQHQNPFSWRFTTPLFIGSALNPVNSSLIATALLPIAHGVGVPIGQTAALVTALYLASAIAQPTAGKAAEVFGPRRVFLAGILLVALGGLVGGSAGDLAVLLVSRVLIGLGTSCAYPTAMLLIRGRAREAGLAKPPGGVLGGLQIAGIATASLGLPIGGALVGAFGWRSVFFVNVPVALVALVATLTWVSPDGPLQRPLRWREVAARLDVLGIAGFAAAMIALLLFLFSLPTTHWYLLALSIALWIALVLWELRASAPFLDVRMLAANTALARTYLRFGLAMLCLYVVLFGITQWLEGVRGLSETQAGLLLLPMTLVSGLIVSPVSRRNLVRGPILAAALACVAGAAGTLVLSASASIGWVAAITLVFGLVMGFAAAGNQTALYAQAPADQLGTAAGLLRTFGYVGSIASSAITGMVFHTSVSDHGVHQIAWIMIGVSLVLLLVSVLDRTLPKKTAS
- a CDS encoding MarR family winged helix-turn-helix transcriptional regulator encodes the protein MNEAQPSAEAEPSAAAAGEPDVRRDTANRLRIAIGAFKRRVQDAGAAGDLSNPQLTALSRLDRLGPMTTTGLARREQITPQAMGATVASLEKLGLVTRSAHATDARQSILSLTPEGLAAVHSGRNAVADKVSAVLEESFTDAEVAVLAAAAPLIERLAELL
- a CDS encoding phosphotransferase family protein — encoded protein: MRELAGGRMTAGVVRVGGGAGPGAGDIVRRPTSAASGFVAELLELFEQRGFAGAPRYLGRDDDADLFSYIPGDVPARFQVWTDQQIAAAGRLLRAMHDATRGSALAGRGPVVCHHDAGPNNAVFQNGLPAAWIDFDTAAPGDPLEDVGYAAWTWCIASKQAAPIACQAGQVRILADAYGLTAADRAVLIDAAIERQVRNVRFWASVQASGTALADSATIADRIAWSRREAAFTMAHRAAFDRALVAKV